A part of Citrifermentans bremense genomic DNA contains:
- a CDS encoding FtsZ/tubulin family protein encodes MKRREFLQEMGTGLLTAAIMPGLMGQLLIRQVGRGTQLPTLGAAAHCEGTRIVAIGIGPTAAGITTILSHGTPEISCHQVVFDSTGKGSALAELLALVRSCDLLFLLTCFDDPACLPVFEAMGASARECDVFTIGIVPDPTILRPDPKVVSSLWNVSFQALAATPPAGGGKTTGWNGYAMRHLPATVVDIILHHSLICVDFADVRSVMTAGSMGRMGVAVAPIESAPLAAIGAFKRLQGQEFRIDTASGFLVCVRSSSAITMDDFDRAAAVIHEWVPSEADLIISLVMDEAMGGNVKATILAVT; translated from the coding sequence ATGAAACGTCGCGAGTTTTTACAGGAGATGGGGACTGGGCTCCTCACAGCTGCGATAATGCCAGGTCTCATGGGCCAACTGCTCATTCGGCAGGTTGGAAGAGGAACACAGCTCCCCACGTTGGGTGCTGCCGCCCATTGCGAGGGTACCCGTATAGTCGCAATAGGAATCGGCCCAACTGCGGCAGGCATCACCACTATTCTCTCCCATGGCACGCCAGAGATCTCATGCCATCAAGTCGTCTTCGACTCGACCGGAAAAGGAAGCGCTCTCGCAGAATTGCTCGCGCTGGTACGTTCGTGCGACTTGCTGTTCCTCCTCACCTGTTTCGACGACCCCGCCTGCCTGCCTGTTTTCGAAGCCATGGGTGCCTCCGCCCGCGAGTGTGATGTTTTTACCATAGGCATCGTCCCGGATCCAACGATCCTGCGACCGGACCCAAAGGTGGTGTCGTCCCTATGGAATGTCTCGTTCCAAGCTCTTGCCGCAACCCCTCCCGCTGGTGGCGGCAAAACAACCGGATGGAACGGGTATGCGATGAGACATCTCCCCGCCACAGTCGTCGACATCATCCTGCATCACTCACTTATCTGCGTGGATTTTGCCGACGTTAGATCCGTCATGACAGCGGGCTCCATGGGGAGAATGGGCGTGGCGGTGGCCCCCATTGAAAGTGCGCCGCTTGCGGCAATTGGCGCTTTCAAGCGCTTGCAAGGGCAAGAATTCAGAATTGATACAGCTTCCGGTTTCCTTGTCTGCGTACGCAGTTCCAGCGCAATCACTATGGATGATTTCGACAGGGCAGCCGCGGTCATACACGAATGGGTACCGAGCGAAGCGGATCTTATAATTAGCCTCGTGATGGATGAAGCAATGGGAGGCAACGTCAAAGCAACCATCTTGGCGGTCACTTAA
- a CDS encoding AraC family transcriptional regulator — MDKAQAYAERFDKVLRYIERHLDEPLTVERLSRVAHFSKFHYHRQFSLYSGIGVFAYIRLLRLKHASYRLAYRREERIIDIALDAGFHSPEAFARAFKQMFGHSPSQFRKSPKWQPWRERFRLPPIERRGDMDVKIVEFPETRIAILAHRGAPEKLDDSALKFIEWRKQSGLSPVKQCRTFGLVYDDPAIVEPEEFRFDICGEVLQEVPENPQGVFNGLIPGGRCAVARHLGSHDRIGDSVYPLYRDWFPKSGEELRDFPLFFHYQNLMPEVAEHELITDIYLPLK; from the coding sequence ATGGACAAGGCACAGGCATACGCGGAAAGGTTCGATAAGGTCTTGCGCTACATCGAGCGGCACCTGGACGAGCCGTTGACGGTGGAGCGGTTGAGCCGCGTGGCGCATTTCTCGAAGTTCCACTACCACAGGCAATTCTCGCTCTACAGCGGCATCGGGGTCTTCGCCTATATCCGGCTGCTGCGGCTTAAGCATGCTTCATACCGGCTTGCCTACCGCCGGGAGGAGCGCATCATCGACATTGCCCTCGACGCCGGATTCCACAGCCCGGAAGCGTTTGCCCGCGCTTTCAAGCAGATGTTCGGTCATTCCCCCTCTCAATTCAGAAAATCACCCAAATGGCAGCCCTGGAGGGAGCGCTTCCGGCTGCCGCCCATCGAAAGGAGAGGAGACATGGACGTGAAAATTGTGGAGTTCCCGGAGACGCGGATCGCGATATTAGCCCACCGGGGCGCGCCGGAGAAGCTGGACGATTCGGCGCTGAAATTCATCGAGTGGCGCAAGCAAAGCGGGCTTTCACCGGTGAAGCAGTGCCGCACCTTCGGCCTGGTCTACGACGATCCCGCGATTGTCGAACCGGAAGAGTTCCGCTTTGACATCTGCGGTGAAGTGTTGCAGGAGGTGCCGGAGAACCCGCAAGGAGTGTTCAACGGCCTGATCCCCGGCGGCCGGTGCGCGGTGGCGCGGCACCTAGGCTCCCACGACCGGATCGGTGACAGCGTTTATCCGCTCTACCGCGACTGGTTCCCCAAAAGCGGCGAGGAGCTACGGGACTTCCCGCTCTTCTTCCACTACCAGAACCTGATGCCCGAGGTGGCCGAGCACGAGTTGATAACCGACATCTACCTGCCGCTCAAGTAG
- a CDS encoding hybrid sensor histidine kinase/response regulator: MKLFRQIVLALALASLICILTYTAVSQYVVQKAEENLRSIMLSHRGFHAYIQRVMHPTYYKARDKGMIDQNFYAPEILSSSYITRVMHDFFNEARVKEGLPPVYYKLASNNPRNPVSRADEQEEALIRLFNSNRSLKEYSKVVTVNGHRQLIYAKPFLETNQPCLRCHGKREDAPSGLQALYQGEGGFNEKAGVIRAIESIRIPIDDDLLAALVAASFSLSAVIILALLYLFNQNLRQKVREGTEALQGEIEERKAIQEALATSEENYRQFTALTSDYVHRCSRKLGAPYRIEWIGGALGSISGYDIEEMYQLGCWMPLVHPADRESTAAELESLRPGETRELTFRIIAKDQSVRWISDTCRCELGSCQDELIVYGAASDVTERVLAEEMLQLTRVTVNAVSDAIFWAAPDGRVVDVNEAACLKLGYTREELLGMTIPEIDPGESLEELQQQFQELRQVGTVCFESTHRAKDGRLIPVEVSVNYVRHGDVERNCGIARDISERKAMEEALRQSEESFRSIVESSPLAMHFYQLAASGELVFNGGNPSADRMFRISHGDLIGKTLEEAFPLLAASDFSELCRKVAKGELGQQSFERSFDDNLIRGTYSVQMYRSSPAMLVVDFMDITERKRGEEERLNLEKQLLHAQKLESLGVLAGGIAHDFNNLLTSIMGHTDLALLRLNRESPVRENLHQVELAATRAADLAKQMLAYSGRGKFLVEPIDLNRLVEEMTKMLEISISKRCVLRFNLAARIPMIDADATQLRQIIMNLVINASEAIGEKSGVIAVSTGCMQCDRRYLNSFWLNEQIPEGLYIWFEIADTGCGMDKETVAKIFDPFFTTKFTGRGLGMAAVLGIVRGHKGAIKVYSEVGQGTSFKVLLPAGERVKEFLEAYGDNEDGWKGKGTVLLVDDEETVIGIGSEMLKELGFEVLTALDGREGLELFKQQKERIVAVLLDLTMPHLDGEQTFRELRLLDPEVKVIMSSGYNEQEVTQRFAGKGLAGFIQKPYKLSTLKGVISGLFQN, translated from the coding sequence ATGAAACTTTTCCGGCAGATTGTTCTCGCCCTGGCACTGGCATCGCTGATCTGCATCCTCACCTACACTGCTGTTTCCCAATACGTGGTGCAAAAGGCCGAGGAGAACCTCCGCAGTATCATGCTCTCCCACCGCGGCTTCCATGCCTACATCCAGCGCGTCATGCATCCGACCTACTATAAAGCGCGCGACAAGGGGATGATAGACCAGAACTTCTACGCACCGGAGATCCTTTCCTCCTCTTACATCACACGCGTCATGCACGATTTCTTCAACGAGGCGCGGGTCAAGGAGGGGCTCCCTCCCGTCTACTACAAGCTCGCCTCCAACAACCCGCGCAACCCCGTGAGCCGTGCCGACGAGCAGGAAGAGGCGCTGATCAGGCTGTTCAACTCCAACCGCAGCCTCAAGGAGTACAGCAAGGTGGTCACCGTCAACGGCCACAGGCAGTTGATCTACGCCAAGCCTTTCCTGGAAACCAATCAGCCCTGCCTGCGCTGCCACGGAAAGCGTGAGGACGCCCCGAGCGGACTGCAGGCGCTCTACCAGGGCGAAGGGGGATTTAACGAGAAGGCGGGTGTCATTCGCGCCATCGAATCGATCCGGATCCCCATCGATGATGACCTTCTGGCCGCGCTGGTCGCCGCCAGCTTCTCGCTGTCGGCCGTCATCATCCTCGCCCTGCTCTACCTGTTCAACCAAAACCTGCGCCAGAAAGTGCGGGAGGGGACGGAGGCACTGCAAGGTGAGATAGAGGAGCGCAAGGCGATACAGGAGGCACTGGCCACAAGCGAGGAGAATTACCGTCAGTTCACGGCGCTGACCTCGGACTACGTGCACCGGTGCTCGCGTAAACTGGGGGCTCCCTATCGGATCGAGTGGATCGGTGGGGCGCTCGGCAGCATATCCGGCTACGACATCGAGGAGATGTACCAACTCGGTTGCTGGATGCCTTTGGTGCACCCGGCGGACAGGGAATCGACGGCGGCAGAACTGGAGAGCCTGCGTCCCGGGGAGACCAGGGAATTGACCTTCCGGATCATCGCCAAAGACCAGAGCGTGCGCTGGATCTCAGACACCTGCCGCTGCGAGCTGGGGAGTTGCCAGGACGAGTTGATTGTCTACGGGGCCGCGTCGGACGTCACGGAGCGTGTGCTGGCCGAGGAGATGCTGCAGTTAACCCGGGTCACGGTGAACGCCGTCTCGGATGCCATCTTCTGGGCCGCACCGGACGGGCGCGTGGTCGATGTGAACGAGGCGGCCTGCCTCAAACTTGGCTACACCCGCGAGGAACTGCTCGGCATGACCATTCCTGAGATCGACCCGGGGGAGAGCCTGGAGGAGTTGCAGCAGCAATTCCAGGAGCTGCGCCAGGTTGGGACGGTCTGTTTCGAATCCACTCACCGTGCCAAGGATGGCAGGCTCATTCCGGTGGAGGTGAGCGTCAACTACGTGCGGCACGGGGATGTCGAGCGCAACTGCGGCATCGCCCGCGACATCTCGGAACGCAAGGCGATGGAAGAGGCGCTGCGCCAAAGCGAGGAGAGCTTCCGCAGCATCGTTGAGTCCTCCCCGCTGGCTATGCATTTCTACCAGCTGGCGGCGTCTGGCGAACTGGTGTTCAACGGCGGCAACCCGAGCGCGGACAGGATGTTCAGGATCTCCCATGGCGACCTTATCGGCAAGACACTCGAGGAGGCATTCCCGCTTCTGGCGGCCAGCGACTTTTCGGAGCTCTGCCGCAAGGTGGCAAAGGGCGAACTCGGGCAGCAATCGTTTGAAAGGAGCTTCGACGACAACTTAATCCGTGGCACCTATAGCGTGCAGATGTACCGCAGCAGTCCGGCGATGCTGGTGGTCGATTTCATGGACATCACCGAACGCAAGCGGGGCGAAGAGGAGCGATTGAACCTGGAGAAGCAGCTTTTGCACGCCCAGAAGCTGGAGAGCCTGGGCGTTTTGGCAGGGGGAATCGCCCACGATTTCAACAATCTGTTGACATCAATCATGGGGCACACGGACCTCGCCTTGCTGCGGCTGAATCGCGAATCGCCGGTGCGCGAGAACCTGCACCAGGTCGAACTGGCGGCAACGCGCGCCGCAGATCTCGCCAAGCAGATGCTCGCCTATTCCGGAAGGGGAAAGTTCCTCGTTGAGCCAATCGATTTGAACCGCCTGGTCGAGGAGATGACCAAGATGCTGGAGATCTCCATCTCTAAGCGCTGCGTCCTGCGTTTCAACTTGGCCGCCAGGATTCCCATGATCGACGCTGACGCGACGCAACTGCGCCAGATCATAATGAACCTGGTGATCAACGCCTCCGAGGCCATAGGGGAGAAAAGCGGCGTCATCGCAGTGAGCACCGGGTGCATGCAGTGCGACCGGAGGTATCTGAACAGTTTCTGGCTCAACGAGCAGATTCCGGAGGGGCTCTACATCTGGTTCGAGATCGCCGACACCGGCTGCGGCATGGACAAGGAAACGGTGGCGAAGATCTTCGATCCTTTCTTCACCACCAAGTTCACCGGCCGAGGGCTCGGCATGGCGGCTGTACTTGGCATAGTCAGGGGGCACAAGGGGGCGATCAAGGTGTACAGCGAAGTTGGACAGGGAACGTCCTTCAAGGTGCTCCTCCCGGCCGGGGAGAGAGTTAAGGAGTTCCTTGAGGCTTACGGCGACAACGAGGACGGCTGGAAGGGAAAGGGGACCGTGCTCCTGGTGGACGACGAGGAGACGGTGATCGGGATTGGGAGCGAGATGCTGAAGGAACTGGGCTTTGAGGTGCTCACCGCGCTGGATGGCAGGGAGGGGCTGGAGCTCTTCAAACAGCAGAAGGAGAGGATCGTTGCTGTCCTCCTCGATCTGACCATGCCGCACCTGGACGGGGAGCAGACCTTCCGGGAGCTGCGCCTGCTCGACCCGGAGGTGAAAGTGATCATGTCCAGCGGCTACAACGAGCAGGAGGTGACCCAGCGATTCGCCGGCAAGGGGCTGGCCGGCTTCATCCAGAAGCCGTACAAGCTCTCTACCTTAAAAGGCGTGATCAGCGGTTTGTTCCAGAATTAA
- a CDS encoding DUF4197 domain-containing protein, with translation MKHIFYALFAVVTLVALPASACAGFMDTLTQGIEKFRGTGSGLDDSTIVKGLKEALATGTARAVKSVSQRDGYFGNEAIKILVPEKLRTATSLLGRFGFQQQVDDLELRMNRAAEKAAPMATDYFVSALKQMTFDDARQILNGGNTAATEYFRSKTGDKIFAAFKPVVTSNMQDVGVANSYGLVLKKLQAVPFGSAAVESLDLDSYVTGKAVDGLFTMLGEEEKKIRTDPAARGTELLRKVFGK, from the coding sequence ATGAAGCATATATTTTATGCACTCTTCGCAGTTGTGACACTTGTTGCCCTCCCGGCATCCGCTTGCGCCGGTTTCATGGACACACTGACCCAAGGAATAGAAAAGTTCCGCGGCACAGGGAGCGGCCTGGATGATTCCACCATCGTCAAGGGCCTCAAGGAGGCGCTCGCCACCGGCACCGCCAGGGCGGTCAAATCGGTCTCCCAGCGCGACGGCTACTTCGGCAACGAGGCAATCAAGATTCTCGTCCCCGAGAAACTACGCACCGCCACGAGCCTCTTAGGCAGGTTCGGATTTCAGCAACAGGTGGACGATCTCGAGTTGCGAATGAACCGCGCTGCTGAGAAGGCGGCTCCCATGGCCACTGACTACTTCGTTTCGGCGCTGAAGCAGATGACTTTCGACGATGCCCGCCAGATCCTGAACGGCGGCAATACCGCCGCCACGGAATACTTCCGAAGCAAGACCGGTGACAAGATCTTCGCCGCCTTTAAGCCGGTGGTGACCTCCAATATGCAGGATGTCGGTGTCGCCAACAGCTATGGGCTGGTCCTCAAGAAACTCCAGGCCGTCCCCTTCGGTTCCGCGGCGGTCGAGTCGCTGGACCTCGACAGCTACGTCACCGGCAAGGCCGTTGACGGCCTATTTACCATGCTTGGGGAAGAGGAGAAGAAGATACGGACCGACCCGGCGGCCAGGGGAACGGAATTGCTGCGGAAGGTGTTCGGGAAATAG
- the cmoA gene encoding carboxy-S-adenosyl-L-methionine synthase CmoA, protein MIDFKFDERVVAVFPDMIQRSVPGYGMIISNIGILAAKYAQPGSHCYDLGCSLGAATLSMRQRIKQPECDIIAVDNSPAMIERGRELLARDCVPTVPVTLLCADIKDVTIDNASVVVLNFTLQFIPPAQRLALIKRIHAGLNPGGILILSEKIAYSDPERQHFHVELHHDFKRANGYSDLEISQKRSALENVMIPETVACHQERLQEGGFSSSELWFQCFNFASMVAFK, encoded by the coding sequence ATGATCGATTTCAAATTCGATGAACGGGTAGTCGCAGTCTTTCCTGACATGATACAGCGCTCAGTCCCAGGCTACGGGATGATCATATCCAACATCGGCATCCTCGCCGCCAAGTACGCCCAGCCCGGGAGCCACTGCTACGATCTCGGCTGCTCCCTAGGCGCAGCCACCCTCTCCATGCGCCAGCGGATCAAACAGCCGGAGTGCGACATCATCGCCGTCGATAACTCCCCGGCCATGATCGAGCGCGGCCGAGAACTCTTGGCGCGCGATTGCGTGCCAACCGTTCCGGTGACGCTTCTTTGTGCCGACATCAAGGACGTCACAATCGACAACGCCTCGGTAGTAGTCCTCAACTTCACGCTGCAGTTCATCCCCCCGGCGCAGCGCCTAGCGCTGATCAAACGGATCCATGCAGGGCTCAACCCCGGCGGCATCCTCATCCTCTCCGAAAAGATTGCCTACAGCGACCCGGAGCGGCAGCATTTCCACGTAGAACTGCATCACGACTTCAAACGGGCCAATGGCTACAGCGATTTAGAAATCAGTCAGAAGCGCTCGGCTCTTGAAAACGTGATGATCCCCGAGACCGTCGCGTGTCACCAGGAGCGGCTGCAGGAAGGCGGATTTTCGTCCTCAGAACTTTGGTTCCAATGCTTCAACTTTGCCTCGATGGTCGCATTTAAATGA
- the cmoB gene encoding tRNA 5-methoxyuridine(34)/uridine 5-oxyacetic acid(34) synthase CmoB has product MKSYDALYSQLAAMGQERWAEQLQGTLPEKLAPESTAKMGGWLSAMSSLPEIRPSRVELRENVTIGNSDDLGEVKSEELIALLQAFHPWRKGPYNFFGIDIDTEWRSDWKWERLLPHIQPLAGRRVLDVGCGNGYHGWRMRGNGAEFVLGIEPFLLSVQQFQVMQRYLSDPQHHVIPIGIEEVPPNLACFDSVFSMGVLYHRRSPLDHLFELKGCLRPGGELILETLIVEGDQEHIFMPPGRYAKMRNVWFIPSSAAVTLWLKRCGFTDIACVDTNRTSRQEQRSTGWMRFESLADFLDPDDAAKTIEGHPAPLRAIFTARKL; this is encoded by the coding sequence ATGAAAAGCTACGACGCCCTCTATTCACAACTCGCAGCAATGGGTCAGGAGCGCTGGGCAGAGCAGTTGCAAGGCACCCTGCCGGAGAAACTGGCACCGGAAAGCACAGCCAAGATGGGGGGCTGGCTGAGCGCCATGAGCTCTCTGCCGGAGATACGCCCGTCCCGGGTCGAGCTGCGAGAAAACGTCACCATCGGCAACAGCGACGATCTAGGCGAAGTCAAAAGCGAAGAGTTGATCGCATTACTCCAGGCATTTCACCCCTGGCGCAAAGGCCCCTACAATTTCTTCGGCATCGACATTGATACCGAATGGCGGTCCGACTGGAAGTGGGAGCGCCTTTTGCCGCACATTCAGCCCCTGGCGGGACGCAGGGTCCTAGATGTCGGCTGCGGCAACGGCTATCACGGCTGGCGCATGCGCGGCAACGGCGCCGAATTCGTGCTCGGCATCGAACCGTTCCTGCTTTCGGTGCAGCAGTTCCAGGTGATGCAACGCTACCTTAGCGATCCGCAGCATCATGTCATCCCCATAGGCATAGAGGAGGTCCCACCAAATCTCGCCTGTTTCGACAGCGTCTTCTCCATGGGTGTCCTCTACCATCGCCGCTCCCCCTTGGATCATCTTTTCGAGCTCAAGGGGTGCCTGCGCCCGGGGGGAGAGCTGATTCTGGAGACGCTGATCGTTGAAGGGGATCAGGAACACATCTTCATGCCGCCTGGTCGTTACGCAAAGATGCGCAACGTGTGGTTCATACCCTCGAGTGCGGCGGTGACCTTGTGGCTTAAGCGCTGCGGGTTCACCGACATTGCATGCGTCGACACCAACCGCACCAGCCGCCAAGAACAGCGCTCGACCGGGTGGATGCGCTTTGAGTCGCTGGCGGATTTTCTTGATCCGGATGATGCGGCAAAGACGATCGAAGGACACCCTGCGCCGCTAAGAGCGATCTTTACAGCAAGGAAGCTCTAG
- a CDS encoding PEP-CTERM sorting domain-containing protein, with product MKAFFITLIAALSLASTVYAVPITLTDTTQFTATGTIATEDLKAFGTGTVNKLDGTGDFVTWTHSFTFAPPAEQIMLGTLTLALYDDEVDRLLNPFSWELGIGFAEDGQWDIGAVDTGLYQYGLDVSALKDGEFEVTVASLLGDFYIVQSDLTVTYEPVPEPSTILLLGVGLLGAGVFTRRRKTSAH from the coding sequence ATGAAAGCGTTCTTTATCACTCTTATTGCAGCGCTGTCGTTGGCCAGCACCGTGTACGCAGTGCCAATCACCCTTACCGACACCACGCAATTCACGGCGACCGGCACCATTGCCACTGAAGATCTTAAGGCATTCGGGACAGGAACCGTCAACAAACTCGACGGCACCGGAGACTTCGTCACCTGGACACACTCTTTCACCTTTGCTCCGCCTGCAGAGCAAATCATGCTAGGGACACTGACGCTTGCCCTGTATGACGACGAGGTGGACAGGTTGCTCAATCCGTTCAGCTGGGAGTTGGGCATTGGATTCGCTGAAGATGGGCAATGGGATATCGGGGCCGTCGACACAGGTCTTTACCAGTATGGGCTGGACGTTTCAGCGTTGAAGGATGGGGAATTCGAGGTTACCGTCGCCTCCTTGCTGGGAGACTTCTACATAGTGCAATCGGACCTCACGGTGACTTATGAGCCAGTGCCCGAGCCCTCAACCATTCTCCTGCTGGGGGTAGGGCTGCTTGGGGCGGGGGTCTTCACACGCAGGCGTAAGACGTCCGCACATTAG
- a CDS encoding GTP pyrophosphokinase yields the protein MASLDFEQEKILFRKYYENNHDQLIEAKDAYVGMIRTLISESGVGEATKIEGRVKDKEECIKKFQRKYQGKLEADEQPYQIRDFISDLIGVRIVCLYEDEVPVVSELLQRHFTILNVTDKTSAVESTEDSFGYKGLHMDLTVHPDIAYHAKSTAIPEICFEVQIRSLIQDAWSMLDHKIKYKRSIPTDLKRRINVLAALFELADREFKEIRNATLDLMQQATVTQIESADGVVEASGQAVTFGVKTINAFNFLPIAGHFFRDFPFDDEKVDDFVQDILERDATLQKADLHRCLNENLKLVREYSEQVKAENPNRTFTAYTSIRHCLYLYNQDKFERILSRRNRERFAAWLKTNQVQPVTAISCNK from the coding sequence ATGGCGTCACTTGATTTCGAGCAGGAAAAAATTCTCTTTAGGAAATACTACGAAAACAACCACGATCAGTTAATCGAAGCCAAGGACGCTTATGTCGGCATGATCAGGACGCTGATCAGTGAAAGCGGTGTCGGCGAGGCTACCAAGATAGAAGGGCGCGTCAAGGACAAAGAGGAATGCATCAAGAAGTTCCAGCGTAAGTACCAAGGTAAACTTGAGGCCGACGAACAACCTTACCAGATTCGAGACTTCATATCGGACCTCATAGGAGTAAGGATCGTCTGCCTGTATGAAGACGAGGTTCCCGTGGTGTCGGAATTGCTCCAGCGGCATTTCACGATACTGAACGTTACCGACAAGACCTCTGCGGTGGAGAGTACGGAGGACTCCTTCGGCTACAAAGGCCTGCACATGGATCTGACGGTTCATCCGGATATCGCTTACCACGCCAAATCCACGGCAATTCCCGAGATTTGCTTCGAGGTGCAGATCAGGTCCCTGATACAGGACGCCTGGAGCATGCTAGACCACAAGATCAAATACAAGAGATCGATACCGACAGATCTCAAGCGCAGGATAAATGTCCTTGCCGCGCTATTTGAACTGGCCGATAGGGAATTTAAGGAGATCAGGAACGCCACACTCGACCTTATGCAGCAGGCGACAGTGACCCAGATAGAGTCAGCCGATGGCGTCGTGGAAGCGTCAGGGCAGGCGGTGACATTCGGCGTTAAAACGATCAATGCCTTCAACTTCCTCCCAATAGCGGGGCATTTCTTCAGGGATTTTCCCTTTGACGACGAGAAAGTCGACGATTTCGTCCAAGATATACTGGAGCGGGACGCTACATTGCAAAAGGCCGATCTGCACCGGTGTCTGAACGAAAATCTGAAACTTGTGAGGGAATATAGCGAGCAGGTAAAGGCGGAGAACCCTAACCGCACGTTCACCGCCTATACCTCGATAAGACACTGTCTTTATCTCTACAACCAAGACAAGTTCGAGCGGATCCTGTCTAGAAGAAACAGGGAACGCTTTGCGGCATGGCTGAAAACAAACCAGGTGCAGCCTGTTACTGCAATTTCCTGCAACAAGTAA
- a CDS encoding entericidin A/B family lipoprotein: protein MKRKIAGAIIFVAYIVTLSACHTVKGVGEDMQSGGRAIENSSGR, encoded by the coding sequence ATGAAACGCAAAATAGCTGGTGCAATCATTTTCGTGGCCTATATCGTTACCTTGTCAGCCTGCCATACTGTAAAAGGTGTCGGCGAGGACATGCAAAGCGGTGGGAGAGCGATAGAGAATTCTTCGGGTAGATAG
- a CDS encoding AzlC family ABC transporter permease, which yields MKADFCRGATANAPMAASVAAYGSVLGMLAAQKGLSWLDLLFMNSAVFAGSAQFVMVDMWSQHLPVIEMALAVLVINLRYLLVGASLGPLFRGRSLLCKVLLMHLVADENWAVTMSEQRKGTASVWFLFGGGVMVFLCWCGGTMAGLMGGGLVSRPEYYALDFAFTAIFTALAVGMFQGKKDIPPWLVAGVLALLAHQFLPGKWYIVIGGVGGAITAMLAAPDETPDLKEGARASAT from the coding sequence ATGAAGGCCGATTTCTGCAGGGGTGCCACCGCCAACGCCCCTATGGCGGCGAGCGTTGCGGCTTACGGCAGCGTGCTGGGAATGCTTGCCGCTCAAAAGGGGCTTTCCTGGCTCGACCTGCTGTTCATGAACTCAGCGGTATTCGCTGGTTCTGCGCAGTTCGTGATGGTGGACATGTGGTCGCAGCACCTGCCGGTCATCGAGATGGCACTGGCAGTCCTAGTTATCAACCTGCGTTACCTTTTGGTGGGTGCTTCGCTCGGTCCCCTTTTCCGCGGGCGGAGCCTTCTGTGCAAGGTCTTACTGATGCACCTGGTCGCGGACGAAAACTGGGCGGTAACCATGTCGGAGCAGCGCAAGGGAACAGCAAGCGTGTGGTTTCTTTTCGGCGGCGGCGTGATGGTCTTCCTCTGCTGGTGCGGCGGCACCATGGCCGGACTAATGGGGGGAGGCTTGGTCTCCCGCCCGGAATACTACGCCCTCGACTTCGCCTTCACCGCCATATTCACAGCGCTCGCCGTAGGTATGTTCCAAGGGAAGAAGGACATCCCTCCCTGGCTCGTAGCCGGTGTACTGGCGCTCCTGGCCCACCAGTTCCTCCCAGGCAAGTGGTACATTGTGATCGGAGGGGTGGGAGGGGCCATCACCGCCATGCTGGCAGCGCCGGACGAGACGCCGGATTTGAAGGAGGGCGCGCGTGCTTCCGCGACTTGA
- a CDS encoding AzlD family protein — translation MLPRLETQVVLAIALAALVTYSLRLGGLLLSARFPRTGRFRQGMNALPGSLLFALVFPSIVAEGTWGIVAAGLTAAVMLRSRNTLFAMLLGMAVVFAARRLTL, via the coding sequence GTGCTTCCGCGACTTGAAACGCAGGTTGTCCTGGCAATAGCGTTGGCCGCCCTGGTGACCTACTCGCTGCGCCTGGGCGGTCTGCTTCTTTCGGCGCGCTTCCCGCGGACGGGGCGCTTCCGCCAGGGGATGAACGCGTTGCCAGGGTCGCTTTTGTTCGCGCTGGTGTTCCCTTCGATTGTCGCAGAGGGGACATGGGGGATAGTTGCTGCCGGCCTGACTGCCGCGGTCATGCTGAGGAGCCGCAACACGCTTTTTGCCATGTTGCTGGGGATGGCGGTGGTCTTCGCGGCGCGCAGGCTTACGCTGTGA